A region of the Mesoterricola sediminis genome:
GGCGTCTGGAACGCCCTCATGGAGAGCGGTAAGGCCCACGGCCTGATCCCCACCGGCCTCGGCTGCCGCAACACGCTGCGCCTGGAGGCCAAGATGGCCCTCTACGGCCACGAGATCGACGACACCACCAACGCCCTCGAGGCCGACCTGGGCTGGATCGTGAAGCTCCAGAAGGGCGACTTCATCGGCCGTGAGGCCCTCGCGAAGATCAAGGAGCAGGGCTTCAGCCGCAAGCTGGTGGGCTTCCGGATGCTCGAGAAGCGCGACATCGCCCGCGACCACATGGACGTCGTCCTGGACGGGAAGAAGGTCGGCTACGTCACCAGCGGCGCCCCCAGCACCACCTGCGGCTTCAACCTCGGCTGCGCCTACGTGCCCGTGAGCCACGCCCCCGTCGGCAGCCGGATCTTCATCGACATCCGCGGCAAGGCCTGCGAGGCCGAAGTCATCCCCACCCCCTTCTACAAGCGTGCCAAGTAGGCCCTTTTCACCCCTGGAGGAACCATGTATCCCGCCGACGTCAAGTACACCAAGAACCACGAGTACCTGAAGCCCCTGGGCGACGGGACCGCGCTGATCGGCATCACCCACTACGCGCAGGAAGCCCTGGGCGACGTGGTGTTCGTCGACATGCCCGAGGTCGGGGCCACCTTCGCCACCGGCGAGGAGTTCGGCACCGTCGAGTCCGTGAAGACGGTCTCCGAGATCTTCATCCCCACCGCCTGCGAGGTGATCGAGGTCAACGGCGAGCTCGAGGGCCACCCCGAGTTCGTGAACGAGGATCCCTACGGCAAGGGCTGGATGCTCAAGGTCAAGGTCGCCGGCGACCTCAACCCCGAGCTCCTGGACGCCAAGGCCTACGAGGCCCTGGTCAGCGCCGAGAGCCACTGAGTGCCGTTCCTGACCCAGGAAGGCCGCAGGCGCGTCCGTGACCGGATCGCGGCCCTCCTCGTCGCGGGGGCGCTGGGGACGATCGTCCCCGGCGCCTTCGCGTCCGCATTGTCCGCGCCGCCCCGGACCGCCGCCAAGGGCCGTCCCGACGTCGCGCGCCTGAAATCCCTCATCGAGCAGGGCGAGAACGCCCTGGCCGAGAAGGACTGGGACGGCGCCTACAACCGGGCCGAAGAGGCCGAGGTGATGGTCGCCGACTGGTCCGACGAGGACCTCGCCTCCCCGGAGGTGGCGGCCCTCCTGGCCCGCCTGCAGGAGCTGGAGCAGCACCTGCCCGACAGCGAGCAGGGTCCCGAGGGCGCCGATCCCGGCCTCAAGGATGCCGCCGAGGTGGTGCCCCTGTCGGGCGAGGCGCTGCGCGCGGAGCTGGAGCAGGTGCGCCAGGCCGAAAGCGGCGTCACCTACGATTTCCCCATCGACCTCAACGAGAAGGTCCTCGCCTGGGTCCACGCCTTCACCCACGAGAAGCGCGGGTTCATGGAGCGCACGCTCACCCGCGCCACCCAGTGGCTCCCGATGGCCCGGCAGATCTTCGCGGAGGAGGGCATCCCCCAGGACCTGGCCTACCTCGCGGTCATCGAGTCCGGCTTCCTCAACACCGCCCGCAGCTACGCCAAGGCGGTGGGCATGTGGCAGTTCATCCGCTCCACGGGGCGCATCTACGGCCTGAACGGGAACGCCTGGGTCGAGGAGCGGCGCGACCCGGTCAAGGCGACCCGGGCCTCGGCCCGCTACCTGCGGCGCCTCTACGAGACCAGCGGCGACTGGTACCTCGCCCTGGCGGGCTACAACGCGGGGCCGCTCACCACCGAGCGCGCCATCCAGAACCTGGGCACCCGCAATTTCTGGGACATGGCCCGGAGCCGGTGGCTGCGGAACCAGACCAAGAACTACGTGCCCGAGCTGTGCGCCGCCATCCTCATCGGCAAGGACCCGGCCAGGTACGGCCTCAAGGTGGACCAGCTCACCCCCTACGCCTACGAGACCGTGGATGTGGACCGCATGACGAGCCTCGCCGTGCTCTCGCGCTTCGCGGGCACGGACGTGGAGTCCCTCAAGGACCTGAATCCCGAGCTGCTGCGCGCGACGACGCCCCCGGGGCGCTACGCCCTGCGCGTGCCGCCGGGCCTCAGCGGCGCCACCGCGCGGGCCCTGGCGCGCATTCCCGCCAGCCAGCGCCTGGACTTCAAGAGCTACAAGATCCGCAAGGGCGACACGCTGGCGAAGGTGGCCGCGCGCTTCAACATGGCCCCGGACGACCTGCTGGACGCCAACGACCTCAAGAAGGCCCAGTTCAAGCCCGGCCGCACCATCAAGGTCCCGCCGCCGTCGCCCCTGCCCATCGACAACCGCGACCTGCAGACCCACGTGGCGCGCGAGAACCGCATCGAGGACCGGCCCCTGGAGGCCCTGCCCGCCATTCCGGCCTCGGCGCCCGAGCCCGCCAAGGTGGGCGCGGGAACCCCCGCGTCCGGCGCGCCCGCCGAGGTGCCCACCGAGGCCGTTCCCGCCCCGCCCGCGCCTCAGCCGGCGCCACCCCAGCCGGTCCCCGCCCAGCCCGCGCCGCAGCAGGCGCCACCCCAGCCCATCCCCGCCCAGCCCGAACCCCGCCCCGGGGTGGCGGAGAAGGCGGCCGATGCGGATGCGCTGCCGGCCCTTCCCGCCTCCGTCACCCGGCCGCGGCCGGCCGCGGCCCGCACCGCGGAGCCCCAGCCCGCGGCGACCCGGCCCGCCTCCCGCGCCGCCGAGGATCCGCGGCCCCGCACCCACCTGGTGAAGCGCGGCGAAACCCTCTACGCCATCGCCACCCGGTACGGCCTGGACGTGGACAAGCTCCGCAAGTGGAACAAGGTGCGGGGCAACAAGATCACGGAGGGTCAGCGCCTCCGATTGGCCCCGTGATTTTTCCCTTGCCTTTTTCCCCAACCCGTGGCAAGATTAATACTTCCCCCGGGGCTATAGCTCAGCTGGGAGAGCGCTTGCATGGCATGCAAGAGGTCAGCGGTTCGATCCCGCTTAGCTCCACCAAAACACGAGGCCACCACCCGGTGGCCTCTTTTTCTTGTTGATCCCGGATGCTCGCCAGCCTCAATCACGCCTTTCTGAGTTTCGGCCCCCACGAGGTGCTGAAGGATGTCACCTGGTCGATCCAGGAGGACGCGTGCTGGGGCGTCATCGGGCGCAACGGCGCGGGCAAGTCCACCGTTTTCAAGGTCCTCCTGGGCCAGTTGGAGCTGGACAAGGGGACGGTGGTGCGTCCCACCGCCGAGCGCGGCATCCGCATGGGCCACTACGCCCAGGACCTGGAACCCGCCACGGATGGCAGCATCCTGGAGGAGGCCCTGGCGGCCTTCGGGGACGTGGAGGCGCTCCAGCACGAGATGCGCGACCTGGAGCACCGCATGGGCGAGCCCGGGGCCGACCTCGAGGCGATCATGGCCCGCTACCAGGCGGTCCAGGAAGCTTTCGAACGTCTGGACGGCTTCACCATCCGCGCGCGGGCCGAGGGCATCCTGTTCGCCCTGGGCTTCGGGCCCGACCTGCTGGAGAAGAACGTCCACGAACTCTCCGGCGGCCAGAAGAGCCGCGTGATGCTGGCCAAGGCCATCCTCCAGGGCCAGGACCTGCTGCTCCTGGACGAGCCCACGAACCACCTGGACCTGCCGAGCCTGCGCTGGCTGGAGTCCTTCATCAACGGCACCAGCGCCACGGTGGCCGTCATCAGCCACGATCGCTACTTCCTGGACCGCATCGCCACCAGCATCCTGGAGATCGAGCTGGGGCGCTCCCGGGTCTACGAGGGCAACTACACCGATTTCATCGAGAAGAAGGAACAGGAGCTGGAGATCGCCGAACGGCACTTCGAGCGCCAGCAGGAGTACATCAAGCGCCAGGAGGAGTACATCCGGCGCAACATCGCGGGCCAGGATACCAAGCAGGCTAGGGGGCGTCGCACCCACCTGGCCAAGCTGCAGCGGCTGGAGAAGCCCCTGCGGGACCGCCGGCGCATCAAGTTCACCTTCGCCGAGACCCAGCGCAGCGGCGACACCGCCCTCGTCCTGGACAAGGCCAGCGTGGGCTGGGACGGGACGCCCCTGTTCGAGCCCCTGGACCACTTCCAGGTGAAGCGGGGCCAGAAGCTGGCCATCGTGGGCCTCAACGGGACGGGCAAGTCCACCCTGCTGAAGGCCATCGCCGGCGAGATCCCGTACCTCACGGGCGGCAGCCGCCTCGGGAGCCAGGTGAAGCTGGGCTACTTCGACCAGCACCACCGCAACCTGGATCCCCGCAACACCGTCTTCCAGCAGATCCAGGCCGTGATCCCCCTGGCGCCCAAGCAGGACGTCCTGGGCTTCCTCGCCAAGTTCCAGTTCCGGGGCGACGACGTGGACAAGCCGGTCACGGTGCTCTCCGGGGGCGAGCGCGCCCGCCTGTCCGTGGCGACCCTGATCCGCGAGGGCGTCAACCTGCTGCTCCTGGACGAGCCCACCAACCACATGGACATCCACAGCATGGAGGCCATGGAGGACACGATCCTCAGCTTCACCGGCGCCGTGGTCCTGGTCACCCACGACCGCTACCTGCTGGGCCGCGTGGCGGACAGCATCCTCCGGGTCCACGAGGGCCGGGCGGAGTTCAAGGAGGGCGGCTACGAGGACAACCAGGCGTGGGTGGACCTGGACATCGACCAGGACGTGGAAGCGCCGGCCGAGCCCGAGGAGGCGCCCCAGCGCCGCAAGGCCGAGCCCAAGCCGAAGGCGGCGGACAAGGCCCCCGCGCCCCCCGCCAAGCCCCAGCCCATCGACCGCGAGCGCCAGAAGACCCTCCGGCGCTGGGAGCGGAAGGTGCAGGAGGCGGAGGCCCAGGTGGCCGACCTGGAGGGCCGGCTCGCCGTCCTCGCCCAGGAGCTGGCCGTCACGGACCCGGCCCAGTGGGAGACCTTCAGCGCCAAGCTGGACGCCCAGAAGCAGCTGGAAACCGAGCTGGCCTACGCCATGAGCGAATGGGAGCAGGCCCAGACGGCCCTGGAAGAGGCGTCCAAGTAGGCGCCGCGTCCCGGAGACCGGGCCCGGCCGCTATACTTGAACCTTCGAATGCCAGGGAGGTACGAGGGTGTCGGTCTTCTTCCGCTACGGCGCCATGAACGCCGGAAAGAGCATCCAGGTGCTCACCGTCCGCTACAACTACCAGGAGCGCCACCAGAGCGTCTTCCTCTTCAAGCCCAGCGTGGACACCCGGGACGGGGCCAACCTCATCCATGCCCGCATCGGACTGGACGCGCCGGTGGACGAGCTGATCAAGCCGGACACGGACATCGACGAACTCTTCGAGCGCACCAAGGCCCGCCAGGGTCGGCCCGCCTGCATCCTGGTGGACGAGGCCCAGTTCCTCACCCGCCGGCAGGTGGAGCAGTTCTGCGACCTTTCCGACCGGACCGGCATCCCGGTCATGTGCTTCGGCCTCCGCTCCGACTTCCGCGGCGAGCTGTTCCCCGGTTCCGCGGCCCTGCTGGCCCTGGCGGACCGCATCGAGGAGCTGAAGACCATCTGCTGGTGCGGCAAGAAGGCGATCATGAACGCCCGGATCGTGGACGGCCACGTCGTGCTGGAGGGGCCCCAGATCCTCATCGGCGGCAACGACAGCTACACCGCCCTCTGCCGCAAGCACTGGCGGGAGGGGATCCACACGCCCCCCGTGGCCTGAAGACGGCGGTCCTTGACGGACTGAATTAATTATTTATCTTAACCCTGGGGCCGGGTCCCCAGGGGGGGCCGGGATGGCCATCGTGCGACGCATCGTTTTCCTGTTGGCGGGCGGCATCCTGCCCGCCGCGGCGCCCTGGCCGGTCCTCATCGTGGAAGCGCCCCAGCCGCCGCCCCGGACGGCGGTGATCGGGGCGCCGACCCTGGTCCTGGCCTTCTGGATCCCCGTGCCCGGGGGGACCAAGAAGTTGCCCACCTACCTGGTGGGGGGCCTGGAGGGGGCGGCCCGTCCCGGCGAACCCTACCGGTTCTGCACCTTCGGGGCGCCGCGCGCGGAGGCCCACTACCATCCCGGGCGCATCGCCGAGCTGGAGGCCCTCCTGGAGCGGCGCCGGGACGAGGCGGGCCTGGCGGTGACCGTGGAGACCCGGGTGGATGTGCCCGGGCTGGGGGGCCGGGAGGTGGCCTTCCACCGGACCCAGACCCTGCCGGCGGCCGAGGTCCGGGAGATCCTCGCGCGGCTGCGGACCGGGGGCCTCCGCCTGCGGTGGGAGGGCGAGGCGGGCCGCTTCGAGGGGCTGGGGGACCTGGGCGGCCAAGGTTGATCGGGAGCCCCCCCGTGGGCCATTCTGGAAGGCGGAGTGATTATGAGCCTTCTGCTGGCCGTGGATGTGGGCAACACCAACATCGTCCTGGGGATCTACGATCTGGACCGGGGCGAGGACGCGCCGCTGGTGCACAGCTGGCGCCTGGCGACCAGCCGTGAGCGGACGGTGGACGAGTACGGCCTCTCCAGTCTGGCGCTCCTGCGCCACAACGCCATCGAAGCCGACCAGGTGAAGCACGTGGTCATCTCCAGCGTGGTGCCGCCCCTGCACCCGGTGCTGGACGCCTGGGCGCGGGTCTACTTCAAGGCCGAGCCCCTGTGGATCGAGCCCGGCATCCGCACGGGCCTCAAGGTCCTCCTGGACAACCCCGCCGAGCTGGGCGCCGACCGCATCGTCAACGCCGTGGCGGGCCTGGAGCTGTACGGGACCCCCCTCATCGCCGTGGACTTCGGCACCGCCACCACCTTCGATGTGGTGAACGAGCGCCGGGAGTACCTGGGCGGCATCATCTGCCCCGGCCTCAAGATCAGCGCCGAGGCCCTCTTCCAGCGGGCCTCCCGGCTGCCGCGGGTGGAGATCGCCGAGCCCGAGCGGCTGGTGGGCAAGAGCACCGTCCAGGCCATGCAGTCGGGCCTGTTCTACGGCTACGTGGGCCAGGTGGACGGCATCCTGGCGCGCCTCCTGGCCGAGTACCCCGGCGCCCGCGTGGTGGCCACCGGTGGCCTGGCCAAGGTCATCGCCGCGTCCAGCCAGCACATCGGCGTGGTGGCCCCCGACCTCACCCTGGACGGCCTGCGCATCCTCTGGCTCAAGAACCGGAAGGCCGGAAAGTGACCCTGACCCTCCTCCGCCTCGCCACGGTGGACTCGACCCAGGCCTTCCTGGAGCGCCACCCGGAGCTGGGCTTCTGCGGCGTGACCGCCGGGGAGCAGACCCAGGGGCGGGGGCAGGGGGGGAACGGCTGGGAAAGCGCGCCCGGGGCGGGCCTGTGGCTCAGCGCCGCCCTGCCCGTGGCGCCCCTGGCGCCGGGCATCCTCCTCCAGCGGGCCATGGGGGCGGTGATCGAGGCCCTGGAGCCCTGCGGGCTGCCCCTGGGCCTCAAGTGGCCCAACGACCTGGTCGCCTGGAAAGAAGGCAGCCTGGTCAAGCTGGGCGGCATCCTGGGGGCGGTGCGGGGCGGCCGGTTGCTCCTTGGCGTGGGCGTGAACCTCCACCGCGCCCCGGCCATCCCCGGCCGGGCCATCCCTCCGGCCGCCCTGGCCGACCTGGCGCCGGGCCCGGTGCCTGATCCGGCGCGCCTCGCCCGGGAGGTGCTGGACCTGTGGGAGGACCTGGACGTGGTCCGTCCCCCCGCCTTCCAGTGGCCGGAGCCGGAGGATGCCCTCGCCTGGGAAGGGGGCGCGGGGCGCTGCGAGGCCTGGCTGGAGGACGGCCGCCTCGCCGTGCGCACCGCCGAAGGCCGGGTGTGTCTGACCGCCGGCTACGTCCGGGGCGCCCGCCCCGATGGGCGCGTGGGCCGGCCCGCCTAGGCGCCGTCGGCGGACCCAAGGTGTTCCCTGACGTGGGTGAAGGGGCAGCTTGTTGGCGAAGCCATCCCATTCCATCCCCTCCGTCTGGGCTGATCCCTGTTGCAGCAGGGCCAGCGCCGGGATGGATCGTGGGTCGGGTTGCGGGACGTCCCTGACATCGCGTTCCAGGCACCCGGCGCCCTGGCCAGGGTTCATGGCCAACCTGCGACCTTCGACCCTGGCTTTTCGTTGACGATCGCGGGATCGGGAGGAAGGGGAATGATAAAATCATCATATATGTTTCTAGGGTTCGAAGGAGGCCTCCGGATTCCGATCCGAAGGCTTGGATGGATCGGATCCAGGTTGATATAGCTAATAATAATAGTAACTGAAGTTCTCTTGCAGCCGCGGCCCGAGGCGCGAGCGGGGTTTCCGGGCCGCCCGGAGGCCGCGCTTTCACCCTGGGCAGGGGCGGGGATTTATTTAATAATTAATTTTTCGGAGGTCCCGTGCCGCAGGAAACCGGAACCCGGACGCCCCCCCACCGCTGGCCTGTGCATGCTGCCGCCCGGAACACCCACGCGCGGGTCCTGGAGGTGGTCCGCGCGCACTGCGGGCCGCTGGCGGGGGCCCGGATCGTGGACCTGCCCTGCGGGGCGGGGGCCTTCTCCCGGGACCTGCTGGCCCTGGGCGCCGACGTGGTCCCGGCGGACCTCGCGCGGAACGAGCCCTTCCTGGGGGACCCGGGCGCCTGGCTGAAGGCCGACGCGAACGCGCGGCTGCCCTTCGCCGACGCCTCCGTGGACGCCTTCGTGTCCATCGAGGGCATCGAGCACTTCGAGAACCCCTCCTTCTTCCTCCGGGAGTGCCACCGGGTCCTCAGGCCGGGGGGCACCCTCGTCCTCAGCACCCCCAACGTGGACAGCTTCCGCTCCCGCCGGAGCATGTTCACGCACGGGTACCACCGCTACTTCAACCCCGTGAGCGCCGCGGCGCGGGATTCCGGGCACCTGCACGCCATCGACATGGTGTTCATGCGGGGCCTGATCCGGGACCTGGACCTGGAGGTCCTGGAGATCACGGTCAATCGGGCCAAGCGGCGCTGGTACTACGATCTGCTCCGGCCCTGGCTGACCCGGCGGCTCCCGCGGGACATGCGCGGGGTGGTGCCCTTCTACGGCGAGGTGATCATCTACGCCCTCAGAAAGCGGGGGTGATGGGGATACGATGGGAGTCCCCGCGTGGAGTCGCCCCATGGACACGCCCCTCCAGGCCGCCCTGGACCAGATCATGTCGAGCCGGTATTCCTGCCGGGCCTTCCTGGACACCCCGGTGCCCCGGGCGGAAGTGGAGGCCATCCTCGCGGCGGCCTCCCGCGCCCCCTCCGGCACCAACACCCAGCCCTGGAGGGTGCACGTGCTGACCGGCGCGCGCCTGAAGCGCCTGAGCGAGCGGATCCTGGCCGTGGTCCGGGATCCGGAGGCGGCCGCCGCCCACCAGGAGCCCTACGCCTACTACCCGACCACCTGGGTCTCGCCCTACCTGGAGCGCCGGCGGAAGGTGGGCTTCGACCTCTACGCCCTCCTGGGCATCCCGAAGGGCGACACCGCGCGCATGCAGGCCCAGTTCGAGCGCAACTACGGCTTCTTCGGGGCGCCGGTGGGCCTGATCTTCACCCTCGACGGGGTGATGGCCCAGGGCAGCTACCTGGACTACGGCATGTTCCTGCAGAACGTGATGCTCGCCGCCAAGGCCCGGGGCCTGGACACCTGCCCCCAGGCCGCCTTCATCCGCTGGCACCGCGTCATCGCCGAGGAACTGGACCTGCCCGCGGGCCACGGCGTGGTCTGCGGCATGTCCCTGGGCCACGCCGATCCGGCGGCCCCCGAGAACCGCCTGCGCACCGAGCGCGCGCCCCTCGCGGACTGGGTCACCTTCCTGGAATGAGCTAGGCTGTGTTCGTAATCTAGGATAGTAATGGCTAATACCCATCCGTGCCGGAGCATGGAGGAGCTGGAATAGTGAGTCTGTGCTGCAGTGCCTGATGGCGCCGCGCATTCGCAGCATCCTATTGGAACGCGGAGGCGCGGAGGATCTCGCTGAGGCTCGCGGAGAAAGGATCAAGCCCACAAGCCCCCTCCACTCGATATCCAGGAAAACCTCCCGCTTCACCTTATGGCCGGCCAGTCTCAGGGAGTGCGCCAGACAGACCTTGTAGGGATCTTCCAGGAGTCCGTGCCCCAGAGCCTTCTGGATCTCGATGGCCTCCCCGATGATGGCCTGGGTGATCTCCTTGTGCGGATGATCCTCCCCGTCGACCTCTCCCCAATGCCTTCCCATCACGCCTCCCGTTGGGACGTGTCATTGGGAGGTGGCAGGTTCCAGGAGCGCTTTCCTCCGCGACCCTCTGCGAGATCCTCCGCGCCTCCGCGTTTCATAGGATCAATGAGGATCCGGAACGCTTGTCACCCTCCGCTCATAGCCTCAGCCAGATCACGATGCAGGCCAAAGCCACCTGGGCTGAGAAACTTCGCGCCGTTTTGTCGAACCTGGTGGCCAGCGCCCTGAACTGTTTGAGCTTGGCGAACCCATGCTCGATGGCATGGCGGGCCTTGTATAGGTGTGAGTCCCAGGCCGCCGGATTCTTGCGCCGGGGATGAGGTGGGATGACGGCTGTCGCACCCATGGCCTCGATCGCCTTCCTTACCGGGTTCCCATCGTAGGCCCGATCTCCGAACACGTACTCTGCCTGCCAACCGCACAGCAATCCTTCAGCAGACCGGCTTTCATGGGCTTGCCCCGGAGTGACCAGGAAATCCAAAGGATTACCGTGGGCATCGCAGATCAAATGGATCTTGGTCGAGCATCCACCCCGAGATCGTCCGAGCGCCTGGTTCCAGAGCCCCCCCTTTTGCCTGCTGAAGGTTGATGAGCGCGAAGGATGGTGCCATCCGGCATGACCCACTCCAGGTCGGCTTCCTT
Encoded here:
- a CDS encoding thymidine kinase, producing the protein MSVFFRYGAMNAGKSIQVLTVRYNYQERHQSVFLFKPSVDTRDGANLIHARIGLDAPVDELIKPDTDIDELFERTKARQGRPACILVDEAQFLTRRQVEQFCDLSDRTGIPVMCFGLRSDFRGELFPGSAALLALADRIEELKTICWCGKKAIMNARIVDGHVVLEGPQILIGGNDSYTALCRKHWREGIHTPPVA
- a CDS encoding class I SAM-dependent methyltransferase: MPQETGTRTPPHRWPVHAAARNTHARVLEVVRAHCGPLAGARIVDLPCGAGAFSRDLLALGADVVPADLARNEPFLGDPGAWLKADANARLPFADASVDAFVSIEGIEHFENPSFFLRECHRVLRPGGTLVLSTPNVDSFRSRRSMFTHGYHRYFNPVSAAARDSGHLHAIDMVFMRGLIRDLDLEVLEITVNRAKRRWYYDLLRPWLTRRLPRDMRGVVPFYGEVIIYALRKRG
- a CDS encoding LysM peptidoglycan-binding domain-containing protein; translation: MPFLTQEGRRRVRDRIAALLVAGALGTIVPGAFASALSAPPRTAAKGRPDVARLKSLIEQGENALAEKDWDGAYNRAEEAEVMVADWSDEDLASPEVAALLARLQELEQHLPDSEQGPEGADPGLKDAAEVVPLSGEALRAELEQVRQAESGVTYDFPIDLNEKVLAWVHAFTHEKRGFMERTLTRATQWLPMARQIFAEEGIPQDLAYLAVIESGFLNTARSYAKAVGMWQFIRSTGRIYGLNGNAWVEERRDPVKATRASARYLRRLYETSGDWYLALAGYNAGPLTTERAIQNLGTRNFWDMARSRWLRNQTKNYVPELCAAILIGKDPARYGLKVDQLTPYAYETVDVDRMTSLAVLSRFAGTDVESLKDLNPELLRATTPPGRYALRVPPGLSGATARALARIPASQRLDFKSYKIRKGDTLAKVAARFNMAPDDLLDANDLKKAQFKPGRTIKVPPPSPLPIDNRDLQTHVARENRIEDRPLEALPAIPASAPEPAKVGAGTPASGAPAEVPTEAVPAPPAPQPAPPQPVPAQPAPQQAPPQPIPAQPEPRPGVAEKAADADALPALPASVTRPRPAAARTAEPQPAATRPASRAAEDPRPRTHLVKRGETLYAIATRYGLDVDKLRKWNKVRGNKITEGQRLRLAP
- a CDS encoding ABC-F family ATP-binding cassette domain-containing protein, whose protein sequence is MLASLNHAFLSFGPHEVLKDVTWSIQEDACWGVIGRNGAGKSTVFKVLLGQLELDKGTVVRPTAERGIRMGHYAQDLEPATDGSILEEALAAFGDVEALQHEMRDLEHRMGEPGADLEAIMARYQAVQEAFERLDGFTIRARAEGILFALGFGPDLLEKNVHELSGGQKSRVMLAKAILQGQDLLLLDEPTNHLDLPSLRWLESFINGTSATVAVISHDRYFLDRIATSILEIELGRSRVYEGNYTDFIEKKEQELEIAERHFERQQEYIKRQEEYIRRNIAGQDTKQARGRRTHLAKLQRLEKPLRDRRRIKFTFAETQRSGDTALVLDKASVGWDGTPLFEPLDHFQVKRGQKLAIVGLNGTGKSTLLKAIAGEIPYLTGGSRLGSQVKLGYFDQHHRNLDPRNTVFQQIQAVIPLAPKQDVLGFLAKFQFRGDDVDKPVTVLSGGERARLSVATLIREGVNLLLLDEPTNHMDIHSMEAMEDTILSFTGAVVLVTHDRYLLGRVADSILRVHEGRAEFKEGGYEDNQAWVDLDIDQDVEAPAEPEEAPQRRKAEPKPKAADKAPAPPAKPQPIDRERQKTLRRWERKVQEAEAQVADLEGRLAVLAQELAVTDPAQWETFSAKLDAQKQLETELAYAMSEWEQAQTALEEASK
- a CDS encoding biotin--[acetyl-CoA-carboxylase] ligase — protein: MTLTLLRLATVDSTQAFLERHPELGFCGVTAGEQTQGRGQGGNGWESAPGAGLWLSAALPVAPLAPGILLQRAMGAVIEALEPCGLPLGLKWPNDLVAWKEGSLVKLGGILGAVRGGRLLLGVGVNLHRAPAIPGRAIPPAALADLAPGPVPDPARLAREVLDLWEDLDVVRPPAFQWPEPEDALAWEGGAGRCEAWLEDGRLAVRTAEGRVCLTAGYVRGARPDGRVGRPA
- a CDS encoding IS5 family transposase (programmed frameshift), translating into MPRSFLTDAMWAKLEPLLPPERGGMGRSRHPNRPMVEAILWRHRTGAPWRDLPEEFGPWRSVYTRFEAWTKRGVWQRILEFLRKEADLEWVMPDGTILRAHQPSAGKRGGSGNQALGRSRGGCSTKIHLICDAHGNPLDFLVTPGQAHESRSAEGLLCGWQAEYVFGDRAYDGNPVRKAIEAMGATAVIPPHPRRKNPAAWDSHLYKARHAIEHGFAKLKQFRALATRFDKTARSFSAQVALACIVIWLRL
- the gcvH gene encoding glycine cleavage system protein GcvH: MYPADVKYTKNHEYLKPLGDGTALIGITHYAQEALGDVVFVDMPEVGATFATGEEFGTVESVKTVSEIFIPTACEVIEVNGELEGHPEFVNEDPYGKGWMLKVKVAGDLNPELLDAKAYEALVSAESH
- a CDS encoding nitroreductase, whose product is MDTPLQAALDQIMSSRYSCRAFLDTPVPRAEVEAILAAASRAPSGTNTQPWRVHVLTGARLKRLSERILAVVRDPEAAAAHQEPYAYYPTTWVSPYLERRRKVGFDLYALLGIPKGDTARMQAQFERNYGFFGAPVGLIFTLDGVMAQGSYLDYGMFLQNVMLAAKARGLDTCPQAAFIRWHRVIAEELDLPAGHGVVCGMSLGHADPAAPENRLRTERAPLADWVTFLE
- a CDS encoding type III pantothenate kinase, producing MSLLLAVDVGNTNIVLGIYDLDRGEDAPLVHSWRLATSRERTVDEYGLSSLALLRHNAIEADQVKHVVISSVVPPLHPVLDAWARVYFKAEPLWIEPGIRTGLKVLLDNPAELGADRIVNAVAGLELYGTPLIAVDFGTATTFDVVNERREYLGGIICPGLKISAEALFQRASRLPRVEIAEPERLVGKSTVQAMQSGLFYGYVGQVDGILARLLAEYPGARVVATGGLAKVIAASSQHIGVVAPDLTLDGLRILWLKNRKAGK